The Xenopus tropicalis strain Nigerian chromosome 1, UCB_Xtro_10.0, whole genome shotgun sequence DNA segment TTAGGGACCACTGGCTTTACTTGACCAAATAGCACTGTAAGTCCCAGCCTGCAGTAGCTATAAATAATGGGTTTGTGTGGCAAGCTCAGCCCAAATTACCTCTGTATGTgcctatatattcatttataatcttaaagaataaataagacttttatttttaaatccctaaattactttaaacagcccccagaataacactCCTTTCCCCCTGCATGTAGATTTATACTGCAGCtattttactgacttccttgtgtaGCGTGAAGcacccacccccttttgctttctgtgcATGGTCACTGCTGCTGCTCCAATGAAAATGAATCAGGCATGCGCAGTAGGCAACTCTTTGAGGTCTTGGTAGCCGGGATAgaaaaggagggctcagaaagcaaaagggggtggagctccatgatagacaaggaagtcagtaaaagagctgcactTCACTTCgagaaacaaaataaacctggatgcagggagaaaggaatgttattctgggggctgtacagcgTTATTCTTCAAGTGGTTAGGCAGCTTATGGACACAGATAGAAGGGACCCGGTGAGCCGGCATATGTGCGACTGCCCTGGGCCCTGCAGATAGGGTAAGATGGTAACAGCAATATTTATATCAGTGTTATCCAATCAGCTGCCTTTCTTTGTCCAAGTAGAACTCCCAGCACTAACCAGGATCTAAAGGCTGTTGGATTTGGGTGCAAGGAGTTGCTTTAATGCGGGGCTTTGCTCTTGCCTTCTCCTTGCCTAACTGCATTCTTAAAAGCACCTTCTTAGGGTACATTAACCTCTATCCTTCATTACTGTGCCCTCAGTTACATTCCTGCTGTCAACGATCTGAGTTCGGAACTGGTCGCTATTGAGCTAAGCAATCAGGAGCTGGAAGCTGAACTGACGGGTCTCAGGAAGAAGCTCACAGAGGCTTTGGTGCTGGAGAAGTCGCTGCAACAGTAAGTGGGGCCCAAAAGGAAAGTGCATCTGGCAGCGTATATATTCTCACAGTGTGACACACACATTTCACTTATTGTGTGAGAGCATTTCTTTATGGGTTTATAGGGCCACCCTGTATTCATGGTTAGAACTAAAGCTTGGATTTGTGACACAGAGCACTCATAGAGAAGCTTTGGAGcttccttaaagggacactgtcatgatttttatgatgtaccttttatttctaaattactctttttacatagcaaataattccctctgccatttaacattttattcttgaaccaacaaatgtatttgtagctgtaatattggtgtgtaggcgccatctcagtgccttgtgcctgagtctgagctttcagccagcgctacacattagaactgctttcagctaacctattgtttctcctactcccatgtaactggaggagtcccaagccagacttggatttcttactattgagtgctattctgatacctactgagagctgctatcttgctcccttcccattgttctgctgattggctgctgggggtgaggggggtggatatcactccaacttgcagcgtagcagtaaagtgtgcctgagtctgagctttcagaaggagccggcgctacacattagaactgctttcagctaacctattgtttctcctactcccatgtaactggaggagtcccaagccggacttggatttcttactattgagtgctattctgatacctactgggagctgctatcttgctcccttcccattgttctgctgatcggctgctgggggtgagggatatcactccaacttgcagcacagcagtaaagtgtgcacaTTTTCACCCTATTAAAGGGATCTGAAGAAAGCTGAGGAACAGTGCAATTTTGAGAAAGCCAAGGTGGAGGTCAGAGCCCAGAACATGAAGAAACTGAAAGACAAATCAGaagaatacaaatacaaaatccaTGCTGCAAAGGTCAGTACCAAGCCATACTGGGGGCCAGGGAAAGCCATCGGGGTAGTTCTCCCACTCTCATATGAACAGGTCCAGTCTTGGGAGTGGGCTGCCAAATTATGTGCCTAATTTACTGGCCAATTGGTGGCCTAAATTGGAAAGGGGGGGCGGAGACTGCACAATTCTTAAAGGAGATCTATCAtgtgaaaattaagaatgtaccagtgcattatactcctagatatagaaggattttacttaaaaaagtagtgttttgggctgatttattgagaaatttccccACAACCCTACtggtcccgcccatctgttccacttcctgccggATGatttctctggatgtgcaggggggccggcggctctcagtacactgcactgtaggataggaaccaatcagcagctaggctgacctgatagggaactgaagcctgtctgtgcttgtgtgagtgcagggccatgattggctctccccctcctactgtgcttctggcaggggctgctaggacacgcccacctctcatttgaaacccagacagggacctgggaggatctatggggagctccaataaaggggccatttttgcagatagggttaatttttagcccaaagtgaaaccagcaccgtatattattcataattgcctacaggattaagggttttttttcatttacctaATATGTCTCTGTAACCTTTGCATTTGGGCCAACAATAAGCTTGGAAGTCATGCCTGCACATTGGTTGGCCAATTACTAAACACACTTGTGTGATTATTGGCTCATCAGATTTTCAAACTGAATTTGATCATTATTTTTGGGCTCATCTTTGTTCCGTGATTGGCTGGTAGCACTTCCCTAATGATTGGACATTTTGCTGTTCTGTTACTGACACTGTTGCCTTTTGCAGGATCAGCTGAGCTCTGCTGGGATGGAAGAGTCTCTCACCCATCGTTCTCTTGTCTCTCTGTCTGAGGTTTGtgcaattgtttttcttttcaaattttcAAAGAGCTGATTGAGGGATCTGaagctacagtatataaattacatttgtggTAAGGCCCAGACGGAAAATctatggattttggcaaatgccaggggggctgtaaggtgccacagacagtcactatttattgggctgggggggctgtttgtgcctctgggtactgggaatgccagggggctgtaaggtgccacagacagtcactatttattgggctggggggggggctgtttgtgcctctgggtactgggaatgccaggggggctgtaaggtgccacagacagtcactatttattgggctggggggctgtttgtgcctctgggtactgggaatgccaggggggctgtaaggtgccacagacagtcactatttattgggctgggggggtggggctgtttgggcctctgggtactgggaatgccaggggggctgtaaggtgccacagacagtcactatttattgggctgggggggtggggctgtttgggcctctgggtactgggaatgccagggggctgtaaggtgccacagacagtcactatttattgagctgggggggtggggctgtttgggcctctgggtactgggaatgccaggggggctgtaaggtgccacagacagtcactatttattgggctgggggggtggggctgtttgggcctctgggtactgggaatgccaggggggctgtaaggtgccacagacagtcactatttattgggctgggggggctgtttgggcctctgggtactgggaatgccaggggggctgtaaggtgccacagacggtcactatttattgagctggggggctgtttgtgcctctgggtactgggaatgccaggggggctgtaaggtgccacagacagtcactatttattgggctgggggggggctgtttgtgcctctgggtactgggaatgccaggggggctataaggtgccacagacggtcactatttattgggcctgggggggggggggggctgtttgggcctctgtgtactggaaatgccagggcctattctgaagcCCAGTCCGGACCTGGTTGTGGTGTAGGAATAGGTCAGTTTGTCCTCCATTGCACTGTATGGAGCAGGTTCTATCGCTGCAGGGAGGGAGAATTGTATATTGCTAATAAAAGTGCCACCTCTTGCCTCTCATTTCAGACACAGACAGAACTAAACGCACAATCCATGGCTGCTAAGGAGAAGCTGAATTCTTACCTTGACTTGGCGCCTGTAAGTGCTCCCTTATTGTTACACTTTGTCTCTCTCTATAAATGGGAACTGCATCTAGAACCTGTATTTTGCACAGCGGAAGAAAATGTGATCACCAGCTACTTTGCAATATAATAGCTGCTTTGCCTTCGTGTAggtatttggagtgtgggaaaaCCCAATGCAGAAACAGGGAGAAAAACAGACTTCTTGCAGACGTTGCTTAGAATTTCTTTATGCAGAAAACAAgtattgggtggagttcccctttaaaggagaaggaaaggctaataaagagttaatctcaagctgcaggcataccttcagttctctcaatagtgcccttaagtctccccatatttctcccattcagataatcagaagcctcataggaaaaaaaaactgctgagctctgtaaagaaagttcccataatgccttgctcctgcaccaagaccggtgtacatgctcagttagtaagatgacgaggaagcttcctgctgattggctcagatccacattcctaaggaagggggggagggagttcctagcattctggagggagggggagcaggagaggggagagagctgtgtgtctctggcacaggaaaaaaaaagaccacaaatcctgtatcttttgacagaggactcagtgcagcccTCCATGTATAAACATCCGCAGGTGTCAGAATTAGCTCTGAATGCAGAAATGTGATTGCACTGATCATGGATTTCTGGGGGTGCATATGGATTTCTGTGTATAACTGATAACTGGGGTGCTTGATGTGCTTTGTTAATGAAAGAAAAAGATGATTGGCCAGGTTCACGGTAGACACACCCCTAGCCAAAACAACTTCTCCACTTCTAGATCTGGAATTGCAATTTTGGCCAAGTTGTAATCAGAAATTGGTCAGTTTGGACCCAAACTGGTGGGACAGGTTGCATCAAGCCCAGCTGGCCGAGTTCATCTGCCTGTGAATGTGCAGCTATAGGGGTATTTGTCTCTAAGGGTGACCAAGTTCTCCCCAGTCCTCAGCTGATGGGATTTTCCATAAGATATGCATGTAGAGGTGATTCCTTTCATACAACTGACTGGTCAGGGCCAATCTCTGGATGAAGATATTCTGCAGGTCTTCTCCGTATTGTgacttctttctttttatttcccCAGAATCCTTCTCTTGTGAAAGTGAAGATTGAAGAGGCAAAGAGAGAACTTGTAAGTGTGTTCTTGCCTACAATAGGTCCATCTGtgatatacaaaaaaaatgtatttaaaggtaaacttcccctttaaaacacacATTAGACTCGGCTGCAATCACATTCAGCTGTAAATGAATGTGATTGGTGCCGACCCAAATGTGATAGAAATCTGCGTACGTGTAAGGTGGCGCTAGGTCCAGTTGCTATATAGTATGGAGTACTGAATCTTACCTGTGGGTGTCTGTTTAAATCTGTAATTGCTTGGTTTTTGTCTTTCCGTAGAAAGCTACCGAGGCAGAACTGACGACCAAAGTGAACATGATGGAGTTTGTGGTCCCGGAGCCAAGCAAGAGGAGGTTAAAATGAACCCTGCCGTCTGTGCAGCCATATTGTATTTAGAGCACTTGCGCTAAAATATTCTCCAGCGTATGGGAAAGCATTCCAACCCTAAGAATGTTCATGTACCTACCTACTCAGTAGGTACTACAGCCATTCATTGGCCAGCTAATGTCACATGGAGCGGACACAAGGAGTTCCAggcattacatactgtaaatATGGCCTCCCCCACCACATTGGAAATGTTCTGATaataatttgttatatattttctaAAGATTTGCTGTGATGCAGATAcctattgttatatttaattgcTGTAAATAAACACTGCATTTCATTTGGGTTCATCGTGCTTTCTAGGAACTGAATTGCTGCTGGTTtttaagacaattttttttttgggggggtatgGGACAGAGGATTTTGTCTAAATGATGTAATGGCATTGCTCCGGCCAGCGAGGGCTTTATGGTCATGCAAGGATTGGCTTATCCCAGTATATTATTGTTGCACTTGCTTTGGTTTTTACGCTGCAGATGCATTGGCAGTGACTCCTATGTACAGATCTGTGTGCAATATGTGCAAATGGTTTCATAATGTAGAGATGACATACACAGGCTTATAAAAGCTACCAACTCAGCCCCTacaggcagcttattggcccatatattCCCTACAGCCTGTTCCACcaaagggatactgttgtgattttttttttctaaatgacactgttacacagcaaataattccctctgccatttaaccttttattcttgaaccaacaaatgtatttgtagct contains these protein-coding regions:
- the haus1 gene encoding HAUS augmin-like complex subunit 1, yielding MDEKSTKIITWLKKMFGDKPLPPYEVNTRTVEILYQLAEWNEARDKDLTLVTEDLKLKSAEVKAEAKYLQDLLTEGLGPSYTNLSRMGNNYLNQIVDSCLALELKNSSLSSYIPAVNDLSSELVAIELSNQELEAELTGLRKKLTEALVLEKSLQQDLKKAEEQCNFEKAKVEVRAQNMKKLKDKSEEYKYKIHAAKDQLSSAGMEESLTHRSLVSLSETQTELNAQSMAAKEKLNSYLDLAPNPSLVKVKIEEAKRELKATEAELTTKVNMMEFVVPEPSKRRLK